A window of the Candidatus Melainabacteria bacterium RIFOXYA2_FULL_32_9 genome harbors these coding sequences:
- a CDS encoding acetyl-CoA carboxylase carboxyltransferase subunit alpha, protein MSTKFTPLDFEKSIYQIEDKIDELKTLSSETGIDLQDQIQTLTKQAEEYKEQLYSNLAPAQKVQIARHSKRPTFLDYISMMSTDWVELHGDRAGTDDRAIIGGIAQIQDRPVMIIGTQKGKTTKENIEYNFGMPHPEGYRKALRLFYHADKFNLPIITMIDTPGAYPGIKAEQTGQGTAIAVNLREMAKINVPIIAVVTGEGCSGGALGLAVANKVYMLEHAYYTVISPEGCASILWRSAEQASIAAEALRITASDLLKLNIIDGIIKEPLGGAHYDPEFTAKSLADTVIKTIDELSQKSGNELKKLRHEKFRKLGIFLE, encoded by the coding sequence ATGAGTACAAAATTTACACCGTTAGATTTTGAAAAATCAATATATCAAATAGAAGATAAAATAGATGAATTAAAGACACTTAGTTCTGAAACAGGGATTGATCTTCAGGACCAAATACAGACTTTGACTAAACAGGCAGAAGAGTATAAGGAGCAATTGTATTCTAACCTTGCTCCAGCTCAAAAAGTACAAATCGCAAGGCATTCAAAACGCCCAACTTTTCTTGATTATATTTCGATGATGTCAACTGATTGGGTAGAGCTCCATGGCGATAGAGCTGGAACCGATGATAGAGCTATTATTGGTGGGATTGCTCAAATTCAAGATAGGCCTGTAATGATTATTGGAACCCAAAAAGGTAAAACTACTAAAGAAAATATAGAATATAACTTTGGCATGCCACATCCAGAAGGTTATAGAAAGGCTTTGAGGCTTTTTTATCATGCTGATAAGTTTAATCTGCCAATAATAACTATGATTGATACTCCCGGAGCATATCCAGGTATAAAAGCTGAACAAACAGGTCAGGGTACTGCTATTGCAGTTAACCTTAGAGAAATGGCGAAGATAAATGTTCCTATTATTGCTGTGGTTACTGGTGAAGGTTGTTCAGGTGGGGCATTAGGATTAGCCGTTGCAAATAAAGTATATATGCTTGAACATGCTTATTATACGGTTATATCTCCTGAAGGATGTGCGTCAATCCTTTGGAGAAGTGCGGAACAGGCTAGTATTGCCGCAGAAGCACTTAGGATAACAGCTTCAGATTTATTAAAGTTAAATATTATAGATGGGATTATTAAGGAACCTCTTGGTGGTGCTCACTATGATCCTGAATTTACTGCTAAATCTCTTGCAGATACAGTAATTAAGACTATTGATGAATTGAGTCAAAAATCAGGAAATGAACTGAAGAAACTTAGACACGAGAAGTTTCGCAAATTAGGGATATTTCTTGAGTAA
- a CDS encoding YggS family pyridoxal phosphate enzyme translates to MSKIPENLQVIKNKINTEKVRIIAVTKYVSVNEILELYKAGIRNIGENKIQDAENKKQILPENIEKDINWHFIGHLQTNKVKKVVGNFEYIHSVDSEKLVKAVSESAKAKNITQNILIQVNIAEEETKYGFDVNAVKEVFPEILKFDAVNVVGLMTMAPYTLDEKLLHTVFRTLRELRDYLEEKYNCKLPELSMGMSNDYQIAAEEGATMIRLGRVLFE, encoded by the coding sequence ATGAGTAAAATTCCAGAAAATCTACAAGTTATAAAGAATAAAATAAACACAGAAAAGGTTAGAATAATCGCTGTTACAAAATATGTAAGTGTAAATGAAATACTCGAACTTTATAAAGCTGGAATTAGAAATATCGGAGAGAATAAGATTCAGGATGCAGAGAATAAAAAACAAATTCTTCCTGAAAACATAGAAAAAGATATAAACTGGCACTTTATAGGTCATTTACAGACAAACAAAGTTAAAAAGGTAGTAGGAAATTTTGAGTATATTCACTCGGTAGACTCTGAAAAATTAGTAAAAGCTGTATCAGAAAGTGCTAAGGCAAAAAATATAACACAAAATATATTGATTCAGGTCAATATAGCAGAAGAAGAAACAAAATACGGATTCGATGTCAATGCAGTTAAGGAGGTATTTCCGGAAATATTAAAATTCGATGCGGTTAATGTAGTAGGTCTAATGACCATGGCACCCTATACCTTAGATGAAAAGTTATTACATACGGTATTCAGAACTTTAAGAGAGCTAAGGGATTATTTAGAAGAAAAGTATAATTGCAAACTTCCTGAGTTATCGATGGGAATGAGTAATGATTACCAGATAGCAGCTGAAGAGGGTGCAACAATGATAAGGTTGGGTCGAGTTTTATTTGAATAG
- a CDS encoding YraN family protein, with the protein MKSNIAKGKIGEDIAAKYLEKRGFKIIEKNWRYSRYGEIDIIATDQKTLVFIEVKTRSTVNYGHPVESITKSKIDKIRTLAGAYLNENPDLKFKNYRFDAIGIILNKEPEIVYYKDIYQF; encoded by the coding sequence ATGAAAAGTAATATAGCAAAAGGTAAAATCGGAGAAGACATAGCAGCTAAATATCTCGAAAAAAGAGGCTTTAAGATCATTGAAAAAAATTGGCGTTATTCTCGCTATGGAGAAATCGACATAATTGCTACTGATCAAAAGACCTTAGTTTTTATAGAGGTTAAAACGAGAAGTACAGTTAATTACGGACACCCTGTAGAATCAATTACTAAAAGCAAAATCGATAAAATTAGAACTCTTGCAGGAGCTTATTTAAACGAAAATCCTGATTTAAAATTTAAAAACTATAGATTTGATGCAATAGGCATTATACTTAATAAAGAACCTGAGATCGTTTATTATAAAGATATATACCAATTTTAA
- a CDS encoding ribosomal protein L11 methyltransferase: MTKYIELSVEINPIWAEYVSDVLINQVGCSGVVTEELEYKDEKVISAKTGVVIGYLWLNVNQAPNIEEIQDILDKNKQKLINSNIKDKELGSWKVHIDEVEDEEWAHSWKRFWHPQKIGSKIIICPSWETCDIAETEIKIELDPGTAFGTGTHPTTRLCIMALEKYAKEEDEIADIGMGSGILSIVGAKLGAKNVVGVDNDPSVVEIAIENAVKNSVDDKCSFYEGSAEDVQGKFQIVVANILAEVIVSIMDNLISLVNKEGRLILSGIIVEKADMVKQAVLLKGFKITEILEEDNWVAIIAER, encoded by the coding sequence ATGACTAAATATATTGAATTAAGTGTTGAAATAAATCCAATTTGGGCAGAGTATGTATCTGATGTTCTAATAAATCAGGTCGGATGTTCAGGAGTTGTAACTGAAGAATTAGAATATAAAGATGAGAAAGTAATAAGTGCTAAAACTGGTGTTGTAATAGGGTATTTATGGCTTAATGTGAATCAAGCTCCTAATATTGAAGAAATACAGGATATATTAGATAAAAATAAACAAAAACTAATTAATTCTAATATTAAAGATAAAGAGCTTGGTAGCTGGAAAGTTCATATAGATGAAGTTGAAGATGAGGAATGGGCTCATAGTTGGAAAAGATTTTGGCATCCTCAAAAAATTGGCTCAAAAATAATTATTTGTCCAAGCTGGGAAACTTGTGATATTGCTGAAACTGAGATAAAAATAGAACTTGATCCCGGTACTGCATTTGGTACAGGAACTCATCCTACAACCAGGCTTTGCATAATGGCTCTTGAAAAATATGCAAAAGAAGAAGATGAAATTGCTGATATTGGCATGGGATCAGGAATTTTATCGATAGTTGGAGCTAAACTTGGTGCTAAGAATGTTGTTGGGGTTGATAATGATCCTTCTGTTGTTGAAATTGCCATAGAAAATGCTGTGAAAAATAGTGTAGATGATAAATGTTCATTTTATGAGGGCTCGGCAGAGGATGTGCAGGGTAAGTTCCAGATTGTAGTAGCTAATATACTTGCTGAAGTTATAGTTTCAATTATGGATAATTTAATCTCTCTGGTAAATAAGGAGGGAAGGCTAATATTAAGCGGAATAATTGTAGAAAAAGCTGATATGGTTAAGCAAGCCGTACTTTTAAAGGGATTTAAAATAACTGAGATTTTAGAAGAAGATAATTGGGTTGCTATTATTGCTGAAAGATAA